The genomic window TACAGGAAGCGGTCATCAAGCGAAAGATCGATATCGCTCACGAGCGGTGGCACCGCAGCAAAGGGTTTTAACGCCGGAGGCAACTCTTCCTCTGCGGCGGGCACAGGCGGGATAGTGATGACTTTATCCATCTTCCACTCCCCATCCTTCTGGTGCCAGAGCCAGATGGACGCGGATAGATCCTCGGTACTAATCACCACGCCCGCGAATCCATAAGACTTACGCGGGTCGTGAGCGGGTCGTAACTCCAATACCATCTGGTGCTCTGCCCCGAGGTCAATGGTCTGGGCCAGTTTGCGTTTGCGCAGATCCCAGAAGTGCAGCCGGTGTCCGTATTTATTGGCGAGCAGATCCTCGGGAACCAGTCCGTTCTCGAACTGGTGCGGCTTGGCCCATTCGCTACTGACCAGTACATCCTCCGCCAGGTGCCACCAGAAGTCATAGGCCAGCTCCTGATCACCACGGCCGATTTCCCAAGGGCCTTTCACCTCAAAACTGAAGTGATCCAACATAAAGATACCGCCGGGACCATCTTCGCCATTCGCGGAACCCATGGCACTGATATAGATCGCATCCGGACCACAATGCACGGTATGCGGACGACTGTAACCTGACTTGGCCATCATCTCTTCCGGCTCGATCACCTTGGCGATATGCGGCTTGGTCGGATCCGGCTTGGTATCGATGATGTAGAGGCGAGAGCTGCGGATACCGGGCACGACCAGGTAACGGCGCTCAAGATGAGGATGCGGGGCAAATGGACACAGGGCCGAGCTACAGGCATTCCAACCGAAGTGGTGCAGCTCGTCGCCGACGTTCGGCAAATCCATTTTGTTGAGCACGGTGCCGTATGAGCCAGAACTCTCATCCAGATCCACGACGCAGATGGCGTCGGGCTGATCATTGCGCCCATAGTTCAGCGCGGCCACATAGGCGTGGCGCTCTGGTGGTGCCTGCATCGCCATTTTGGGGGATGGGTAGAACGAGGGATCGGGTTTCCAAAGTGCCATGTCTTATCCTCGAATGGCTTGAACAGGCGGAAGTGCACAAAGCGCAAGCAGTATAGGGAACAGGGCGTTGCGATAGACGACAACAGATATGAGCAGCCCAAGAATCGGCGCGTACTTTTGCCGCTGATCCAGATCCCGAAGACGTTGGCCGAGCGTCAAGCCATTCAGAATAGAGAC from Microbulbifer aggregans includes these protein-coding regions:
- a CDS encoding selenium-binding protein SBP56-related protein gives rise to the protein MALWKPDPSFYPSPKMAMQAPPERHAYVAALNYGRNDQPDAICVVDLDESSGSYGTVLNKMDLPNVGDELHHFGWNACSSALCPFAPHPHLERRYLVVPGIRSSRLYIIDTKPDPTKPHIAKVIEPEEMMAKSGYSRPHTVHCGPDAIYISAMGSANGEDGPGGIFMLDHFSFEVKGPWEIGRGDQELAYDFWWHLAEDVLVSSEWAKPHQFENGLVPEDLLANKYGHRLHFWDLRKRKLAQTIDLGAEHQMVLELRPAHDPRKSYGFAGVVISTEDLSASIWLWHQKDGEWKMDKVITIPPVPAAEEELPPALKPFAAVPPLVSDIDLSLDDRFLYISCWGTGELLQYDVSDPLNPKLVGKVAIGGIVNKKAHPKSDGPLLGGPQMVEISRDGKRVYFTNSLYSTWDDQFYPDKMGGWMVKVNVNPDGGMDLDPDFFVDFGETRVHQIRLEGGDASTDSFCYPS